From Gemmatimonadaceae bacterium:
GCGGGATTGGGGCGGCGAGGTCGTGGTCGTGCCGCTCACCCCTGGCCATTCGACGACCTCCACGATCGAGCGACTGCGTGGCTCCTGAAGTTCACATAATTCGTACACATCGCCGCGACGATGAAATGCGTCCCGTGACGCTCGAGCGCGGCATTGCCCCGTACGCCGAAGGCTCCTGCCTCGTCTCGTTCGGTTCCACACGCGTGCTGTGCACCGCCTCGGTCGAAGACGGCGTTCCGGGATGGAAGCGCGGCAGCGGCGAAGGGTGGATCACCGCCGAATACGCCATGCTGCCGCGCGCCACGCGGACGCGGACGTCGCGCGAACGATCGCAGGTCGGGGGCCGCACGCAGGAGATCCAACGCCTCATCGGCCGTAGCGTGCGCGCGATGCTCGACAACTTTCAGTTCGGCGAGTTCACGATCAAGCTCGATTGCGACGTGCTGCTCGCCGACGGCGGTACGCGGACAGCCTCGATCACCGGGGCGTGCGTCGCGGTGAGCGATGCCTTCTCCTGGCTGCTCGCCACTGGGCGCTTGCGACAGACTCCGATCAAGCGGCGCGTCTCGGCGGTGAGCGTCGGCGTCATCGGCACGACGCCGCGTCTCGACCTCGATTACGAGGAGGACGTTCGCGCGGCGGTCGACATGAACGTCGTGATGAGCAGCGAAGGGCGTTTCGTCGAAGTGCAAGGCACCGGCGAACACGGCACCTTCGACCGTGCCGAACTGGATCGATTGCTCGAGCTGGCGGTGAAGGGACTTCGCGAGTTGGACGCCGCGCAGGGGCACGCGCTGGCGCTCGAGCTCACGCGTTCGAACTGGGAAGCCGGAGCAGGGGCGGAGGCTTAGGCGGTGGACACCGTGCTGCTGCTCGCGACGCGCAGCATGGGCAAGCTCCGCGAGCTCCTTCCGATGTGCGCGGCCCGCGGCATCGACGCGCTCGGACTCGACGCGGCCGGGATCGTCGAGTCCCGCGTCGAAGACGAGCTTGAGATGCTCGACACGTTCGAGGGAAACG
This genomic window contains:
- the rph gene encoding ribonuclease PH, which gives rise to MAPEVHIIRTHRRDDEMRPVTLERGIAPYAEGSCLVSFGSTRVLCTASVEDGVPGWKRGSGEGWITAEYAMLPRATRTRTSRERSQVGGRTQEIQRLIGRSVRAMLDNFQFGEFTIKLDCDVLLADGGTRTASITGACVAVSDAFSWLLATGRLRQTPIKRRVSAVSVGVIGTTPRLDLDYEEDVRAAVDMNVVMSSEGRFVEVQGTGEHGTFDRAELDRLLELAVKGLRELDAAQGHALALELTRSNWEAGAGAEA